One Papaver somniferum cultivar HN1 chromosome 10, ASM357369v1, whole genome shotgun sequence genomic window carries:
- the LOC113316177 gene encoding uncharacterized protein LOC113316177 has translation MVKISFQNWADHAFLGQRFGENKSNIAKNFNSVIKHDKRLPAFEVIDAIRARVMVQNYKRLMESSKWTTKLTPRMKDRINKRVTDCRFYKFRRSSEKFFETISPTGKKTVDLDARTCTSNWWQKHNFPCTHSMKVMLQIGKDEPYKYIIPYYMTEYL, from the coding sequence atggtaaagATTTCATTCCAGAACTGGGCTGATCATGCATTTCTAGGACAAAGATTTGGTGAGAACAAATCCAATATTGCTAAGAATTTTAATAGCGTGATTAAGCATGATAAGAGGCTTCCAGCATTTGAGGTTATCGATGCTATTCGTGCCAGGGTAATGGTGCAGAATTACAAGAGGTTGATGGAGTCTAGTAAGTGGACTACAAAGCTTACTCCCCGGATGAAGGATAGGATCAACAAGAGGGTAACTGACTGTCGTTTTTACAAGTTCCGAAGATCAAGTGAGAAATTTTTTGAGACCATTTCTCCTACTGGAAAGAAAACAGTTGACTTGGATGCTAGGACATGCACTTCAAATTGGTGGCAAAAACATAATTTTCCTTGTACCCACTCGATGAAAGTGATGTTGCAGATTGGCAAAGATGAACCTTACAAGTACATCATTCCGTATTATATGACTGAGTACTTGTGA